The proteins below are encoded in one region of Kogia breviceps isolate mKogBre1 chromosome 8, mKogBre1 haplotype 1, whole genome shotgun sequence:
- the NDOR1 gene encoding NADPH-dependent diflavin oxidoreductase 1 isoform X5, producing the protein MQGTPGRTPMPNTRLLVLFGSQTGTAQDVSERLSREARRRELGCRVQALDSYPVVNLINEPLVVFVCATTGQGEPPDNMKNFWRFIFRRNLPSTSLCQMDFAVLGLGDSSYAKFNFVAKKLHRRLLQLGGSALLPVCLADDQHDLGPDATVDPWLHDLWEKVLGPHPLPLDLGLTPPSVRWPSKFTLKFLQEVPSACSEELCVAGTDPQRPPSELQPFLAPMVTNQRVTGPSHFQDVRLIEFDITGSGLSFVAGDVVLIQPENTASHVQQFCQALGLDPHQHFTLQPREPGVPCPARLPQPCSVQRLVSQYLDIASVPRRSFFELLACLSCHELEREKLLEFSSAQGQEELCEYCTRPRRTVLEVLCDFPHTAGAIPPDYLLDLIPLIRPRAFSIASSLLAHPSRLQILVAVVRYQTRLKEPRRGLCSNWLASLDPGQGPVRVPLWVRSGGLTFPKAPDTPVIMVGPGTGVAPFRAAIQERVAQGETENVLFFGCRQRGQDFYWEAEWKELQTRGCLTLVTAFSREQQRQVHAS; encoded by the exons ATGCAGGGGACCCCGGGGCGCACCCCGATGCCGAACACGCGGCTTCTGGTGCTCTTCGGCAGCCAGACAGGCACAGCCCAAGATGTGTCGGAGAGGCTGAGCCGCGAGGCCCGGCGCAGGGAGCTCGGCTGCCGGGTGCAGGCCCTGGACTCCTACCCCGTG GTGAATCTGATCAATGAGCCCCTGGTGGTATTTGTTTGTGCAACTACAGGCCAAGGAGAGCCCCCGGACAACATGAAG AACTTCTGGAGGTTCATCTTCCGGAGGAACCTGCCATCGACCTCCCTCTGTCAGATGGACTTTGCTGTCCTGGGCCTTGGGGACTCATCTTACGCCAA GTTCAACTTTGTGGCCAAGAAGCTGCACCGACGGCTGCTGCAGCTCGGGGGCAGCGCCCTCCTGCCCGTGTGCCTGGCTGATGACCAGCACGATCTGGG GCCCGACGCCACCGTCGACCCCTGGCTGCACGACCTGTGGGAGAAGGTGCTGGGGCCGCACCCCTTGCCCCTTGACCTCGGCCTGACCCCGCCCAGTGTCCG CTGGCCCTCCAAGTTCACCCTGAAGTTCCTCCAGGAGGTCCCCAGCGCGTGCTCTGAGGAGCTGTGTGTGGCCGGGACAGACCCTCAGAGACCCCCTTCGGAGCTACAGCCCTTCCTGGCACCCATGGTCACCAATCAGAGGGTCACCGGCCCCTCACACTTCCAGGACGTTCGGCTGATCGAGTTCGACATCACGGGCTCTGGGCTCAG CTTCGTGGCCGGCGACGTGGTGCTGATCCAGCCCGAGAACACGGCCAGCCACGTCCAGCAGTTCTGCCAGGCGCTGGGCCTGGACCCTCACCAGCACTTCACGCTGCAGCCCCGGGAGCCAG GTGTCCCCTGCCCCGCGCggctgccccagccctgctccgTTCAGCGCCTCGTGTCCCAGTACCTGGACATCGCCAGCGTCCCCCGCCGCTCCTTCTTTGAGCTCTTGGCCTGCCTCTCCTGCCATGAGCTCGAGCGGGAGAAGCTGCTGGAGTTCAGCTCGGCCCAGGGCCAGGAGGAGCTGTGCGAGTACTGCACCCGGCCCCGCAGGACGGTCCTGGAG GTGCTGTGCGACTTCCCACACACGGCTGGCGCCATCCCCCCGGACTACCTGTTGGACCTTATCCCCCTGATCCGGCCGCGGGCCTTCTCCATTGCCTCTTCTCTGCTG gcccacccCTCGAGGCTGCAGATTCTCGTGGCAGTAGTGCGGTACCAGACACGCCTCAAGGAGCCCCGCCGGGGCCTCTGCTCCAACTGGCTGGCGTCTCTGGACCCTGGGCAAG GACCTGTTCGGGTGCCCCTGTGGGTGCGGTCCGGGGGCCTGACGTTCCCAAAGGCACCAGACACGCCTGTGATCATGGTGGGGCCGGGCACTGGCGTGGCCCCCTTCCGAGCAGCCATCCAGGAGCGAGTGGCCCAGGGTGAGACCG AAAACGTCTTGTTCTTCGGCTGCCGCCAGCGGGGCCAAGACTTCTACTGGGAGGCCGAGTGGAAGGAGCTGCAGACACGGGGCTGCCTGACTCTCGTCACGGCCTTCTCCCGGGAGCag caACGCCAAGTACATGCCAGCTGA